In one window of Nitrospirota bacterium DNA:
- a CDS encoding cytochrome-c peroxidase, translating into MVLIILSVTIPSVASSESAGPEFYKSFFQPISDKVDNPENQLNPDKLKLGAMLFIDARLSRSGLFSCYTCHNLTTGGVDNLPTSIGHGWKSGSRNAPTVYNAALHFTQFWDGRAKDVEEQAQGPVLNPVEMAASKELVLDRINTIPEYVVLFKKAFPGEKNPVTYENVAKAIGAFERTLITPSRFDRFLEGDNNALSADERKGLDLVVTKGCIACHRGPAMGGASFQRFDYGDDMGRYEITKNEADRKIFKVASWRNVALTYPYFHDGKVWSLDEAVRIMAEKQLNIKLTDEEVKYIGAFLNSLTGEMMKVDLPVLPPSTDKTPRPDRN; encoded by the coding sequence ATGGTCTTGATCATCCTTTCAGTAACTATTCCGTCGGTTGCCTCATCAGAATCAGCAGGCCCGGAGTTTTACAAGTCCTTCTTTCAACCAATATCTGATAAGGTTGATAACCCTGAGAATCAGCTAAATCCTGACAAGCTGAAGCTCGGTGCGATGCTTTTCATTGATGCAAGACTTTCCAGGAGCGGACTTTTCAGCTGCTATACCTGTCACAACCTGACTACAGGAGGAGTTGATAACCTCCCTACTTCTATCGGGCATGGTTGGAAGTCAGGCAGCAGAAATGCACCTACTGTCTATAATGCCGCACTCCATTTTACACAGTTCTGGGATGGACGTGCAAAGGATGTGGAGGAGCAGGCCCAGGGACCTGTTCTAAACCCTGTAGAGATGGCAGCCTCAAAGGAACTGGTGCTTGATCGGATAAATACCATACCGGAATATGTGGTCCTTTTTAAGAAGGCGTTCCCTGGTGAGAAAAATCCGGTAACTTATGAAAATGTTGCGAAGGCTATAGGTGCATTTGAGCGCACCCTTATCACCCCCTCACGATTTGACAGGTTCCTTGAGGGAGACAACAATGCACTCTCCGCAGACGAGCGGAAAGGGCTTGACCTGGTTGTAACTAAAGGCTGTATTGCATGCCACCGCGGACCGGCTATGGGCGGTGCCAGTTTCCAGAGGTTTGATTACGGTGATGACATGGGCAGATATGAAATAACAAAGAACGAAGCGGACAGGAAGATATTTAAGGTTGCCTCCTGGAGAAACGTTGCCCTTACATATCCCTATTTCCATGACGGAAAAGTATGGAGCCTGGATGAGGCAGTCAGGATAATGGCAGAGAAGCAGTTAAACATAAAATTGACAGATGAAGAAGTAAAATATATCGGTGCGTTTTTAAACTCACTGACAGGAGAGATGATGAAGGTAGATCTGCCGGTGCTGCCGCCTTCTACAGACAAGACGCCAAGACCTGACCGGAATTGA